In a genomic window of Methanosarcina horonobensis HB-1 = JCM 15518:
- the gatB gene encoding Asp-tRNA(Asn)/Glu-tRNA(Gln) amidotransferase subunit GatB — MVYENPDGIRIGLEIHVQLNKLKTKMFCGCSTDYHNAPPNTHTCPVCLGLPGALPVLNKKAVEAAIKVGLALEGEIAEETQFHRKNYFYPDLPKGFQVTQYDYPIVSKGKVVIEGEDGEHVVGITRAHMEEDPGKLVHIGSIEKSKGVLIDYNRSGMPLIETVTEPDMRSPKEARRFLDKFRNILEYLDVFDGNLEGAMRVDANVSVHWGTRVEVKNISSHKGVERALLYEIMRQKNVIRRGGKITQETRHFDEGRGVTISMRTKEEAEDYRYFREPDLMPMRVTGWIPAIKETLPELPDAKRARFMEQYGITDMHARALTSKIMLADFYEGVCAKGVDPKIAATWTADVFLGELNYRDLAISSYDGRTIGFIHAKDPEVENSFKVSDMVELVNLFAEGKISDRAAVEVIRTILDGTEEKTPSQIIEEKGLFKAEDDLVTRAVTETIAENEAAVQDYLGGTEKSLNFLVGQVMKKTKGTADAKTARELIVKELKG; from the coding sequence ATGGTCTACGAAAACCCTGACGGTATAAGGATTGGGCTTGAAATCCACGTCCAGCTTAACAAACTCAAGACAAAGATGTTCTGCGGCTGCTCTACCGATTACCACAATGCACCCCCCAATACCCATACCTGTCCGGTCTGTCTTGGCCTTCCGGGAGCACTTCCGGTCCTGAACAAAAAAGCCGTGGAAGCAGCAATTAAGGTGGGACTTGCTCTGGAAGGGGAGATTGCAGAAGAGACACAGTTCCACAGAAAGAACTACTTCTACCCTGACCTCCCCAAAGGTTTTCAGGTCACCCAGTATGACTATCCGATTGTTAGTAAAGGAAAGGTAGTGATCGAAGGAGAAGATGGGGAACATGTGGTTGGAATTACAAGGGCTCACATGGAAGAAGACCCTGGAAAACTTGTGCATATAGGTAGCATTGAGAAGTCCAAAGGTGTCCTTATCGACTACAACAGGTCAGGCATGCCTCTGATTGAAACCGTTACCGAGCCGGACATGAGGAGCCCCAAGGAAGCCAGGAGGTTCCTTGACAAGTTCAGGAATATCCTCGAATATCTGGATGTCTTTGACGGAAACCTTGAAGGAGCCATGCGTGTCGATGCAAATGTCTCGGTCCACTGGGGAACGCGTGTTGAGGTCAAAAACATCTCCTCCCACAAAGGAGTGGAAAGGGCTCTCCTCTACGAGATAATGCGCCAGAAGAATGTGATCCGCCGCGGAGGAAAAATTACGCAGGAAACTCGCCACTTCGATGAAGGACGGGGTGTAACTATTTCCATGAGGACAAAAGAGGAGGCAGAAGACTATCGCTACTTCCGTGAGCCTGACCTTATGCCAATGCGCGTTACTGGCTGGATTCCTGCAATTAAAGAAACCCTGCCCGAACTTCCTGATGCCAAACGTGCGCGCTTTATGGAGCAGTACGGCATCACAGATATGCATGCAAGAGCTCTTACCTCAAAGATCATGCTCGCTGACTTCTACGAAGGAGTCTGTGCAAAAGGAGTTGATCCGAAGATCGCAGCCACATGGACGGCTGATGTCTTCCTCGGGGAGCTGAACTATAGGGACCTTGCAATTTCTTCTTATGACGGCAGGACAATCGGCTTCATCCATGCAAAAGACCCTGAGGTGGAGAACTCTTTCAAGGTCTCGGATATGGTAGAGCTGGTCAACCTTTTTGCTGAAGGTAAAATCAGTGACAGGGCTGCAGTTGAAGTTATCCGTACAATTCTGGACGGAACTGAGGAAAAGACTCCTTCTCAGATCATAGAAGAAAAGGGCCTCTTTAAAGCCGAAGATGACCTTGTCACCAGGGCTGTTACCGAAACAATTGCCGAAAACGAAGCCGCAGTACAGGACTATCTCGGAGGAACGGAAAAATCCCTGAACTTCCTTGTAGGACAGGTCATGAAAAAGACAAAAGGCACGGCAGATGCAAAAACAGCACGTGAACTGATTGTAAAGGAACTTAAAGGGTAA